A window of Pristis pectinata isolate sPriPec2 chromosome 33, sPriPec2.1.pri, whole genome shotgun sequence contains these coding sequences:
- the LOC127585541 gene encoding BTB/POZ domain-containing protein KCTD5-like isoform X1: MAEGKEPNNKWVRLNVGGTHFLTTRQTLCREEKSFLYRLCQEEGELLSDRDETGAYLIDRDPTYFGPILNYLRHGKLVINKELAEEGVLEEAEFYNIAPLIKLVKEKIKERDCKPTQIPTKHVYRVLQCQEEELTQMVSTMSDGWKFEQLVSIGSSYNYGNEDQAEFLCVVSKELHNTTNGISCEPSRKAKLLQAKGSTM; the protein is encoded by the exons atggcggaggggaaggagccgAATAACAAGTGGGTTCGGCTGAATGTCGGGGGCACCCACTTCCTGACCACCCGGCAGACGCTGTGCCGTGAGGAGAAGTCCTTCTTGTACCGGCTGTGCCAGGAGGAGGGCGAGCTGCTGTCCGACCGG GACGAGACAGGGGCGTACCTGATTGACCGGGATCCCACATATTTTGGGCCTATATTGAACTATCTCCGACACGGCAAACTTGTTATCAACAAGGAACTGGCGGAGGAGG GGGTTCTAGAAGAAGCTGAGTTTTACAACATTGCACCTCTCATTAAATTAGTGAAAGAGAAGATCAAAGAAAGAGATTGCAAACCCACACAG ATTCCTACAAAACATGTTTACCGAGTTCTCCAATGTCAGGAGGAAGAGCTTACACAGATGGTTTCCACTATGTCTGATGGCTGGAAATTTGAGCAG TTGGTCAGCATTGGATCGTCCTACAACTATGGAAATGAAGACCAAGCGGAGTTTCTATGCGTTGTTTCCAAGGAgctgcacaacaccaccaacggGATAAGCTGTGAACCGAGTCGAAAAGCTAAG CTTTTACAAGCAAAAGGCTCCACGATGTGA
- the LOC127585541 gene encoding BTB/POZ domain-containing protein KCTD5-like isoform X2, which produces MAEGKEPNNKWVRLNVGGTHFLTTRQTLCREEKSFLYRLCQEEGELLSDRDETGAYLIDRDPTYFGPILNYLRHGKLVINKELAEEGVLEEAEFYNIAPLIKLVKEKIKERDCKPTQIPTKHVYRVLQCQEEELTQMVSTMSDGWKFEQLVSIGSSYNYGNEDQAEFLCVVSKELHNTTNGISCEPSRKAKKY; this is translated from the exons atggcggaggggaaggagccgAATAACAAGTGGGTTCGGCTGAATGTCGGGGGCACCCACTTCCTGACCACCCGGCAGACGCTGTGCCGTGAGGAGAAGTCCTTCTTGTACCGGCTGTGCCAGGAGGAGGGCGAGCTGCTGTCCGACCGG GACGAGACAGGGGCGTACCTGATTGACCGGGATCCCACATATTTTGGGCCTATATTGAACTATCTCCGACACGGCAAACTTGTTATCAACAAGGAACTGGCGGAGGAGG GGGTTCTAGAAGAAGCTGAGTTTTACAACATTGCACCTCTCATTAAATTAGTGAAAGAGAAGATCAAAGAAAGAGATTGCAAACCCACACAG ATTCCTACAAAACATGTTTACCGAGTTCTCCAATGTCAGGAGGAAGAGCTTACACAGATGGTTTCCACTATGTCTGATGGCTGGAAATTTGAGCAG TTGGTCAGCATTGGATCGTCCTACAACTATGGAAATGAAGACCAAGCGGAGTTTCTATGCGTTGTTTCCAAGGAgctgcacaacaccaccaacggGATAAGCTGTGAACCGAGTCGAAAAGCTAAG AAATACTGA